A section of the Apodemus sylvaticus chromosome 10, mApoSyl1.1, whole genome shotgun sequence genome encodes:
- the LOC127695376 gene encoding membrane magnesium transporter 2-like, translated as MVARLWKVLVGIGLFALTHAAFSAAQHRSHMRLTEKKYEPLPPDLVLQTLLAFALTCYGVVHTAGDFRDRDATSELQNMTLDTLRNRPSFYVFHRSGCGMFQRSDTNHSSNLSMSASDARLKF; from the coding sequence ATGGTGGCGCGGCTGTGGAAGGTGCTGGTGGGCATCGGTCTCTTTGCCCTCACCCATGCTGCCTTCTCTGCTGCTCAGCATCGTTCTCATATGCGACTGACAGAAAAGAAGTATGAGCCGCTGCCGCCAGATCTAGTTCTCCAGACACTTCTGGCCTTTGCGCTTACCTGTTACGGCGTGGTTCATACTGCGGGGGACTTCAGAGACAGGGATGCTACTTCGGAACTACAGAACATGACACTGGACACCTTGAGGAACCGCCCGTCTTTTTATGTGTTTCACCGTTCTGGCTGTGGAATGTTCCAGCGTTCGGATACAAATCATTCTTCAAACCTCAGCA